The genomic segment AAGGAAGAGCTTTTTCTAAAGATCAAAACAAAGCTGGTCCGTCACACAATACAGTCCGACTCCAGGTTACATGTAGTTTAGCGCACATTGGTTCCGTCTGAAGATGTCACTGAAGAAACTGATCTCAAGTTTATAGAAATTCATTCTGTGAAGGACAAGAACCTACGGGAGAGGATAAGGGACAATTTACATGTCTTTGGAAAGGGAAGACaagcagacatttttttaaggtcttactttttttttttaaatgtcagaattctagaatctttGATTCAAAGTTAGAGTTTGATTGATTAGGTTTCTTTTGGTCTGCGTCAGCAACACgtccctccacaacataggagccatgtaaaaattacaaagaaaagcaaaaaacaaaacaatcactgagggattcaccaaaatatatatatatagtccagcatatacatacacacacatatctatctgtacatgcatacgtacacatacacatgcatacatacatcatgcatacatataaacatataaacatgcaaacacatccacatatattttgGCCAATTCcatgctgaccaaaaaaggtgtaGGCTGAAGCCGAGGCTTATCCTGCCCACCCTTTAACATAACTTACACCTCATAGGCAACATTGTGCAAgtaattatgttgttttataaCAAAGCACTCTTCAAACgtttcattcagaaacaaacttacaaacaaaaaaacaaatcttgaattctaactttgatctcagaattctagaactctgagattaaagtcagaattctagaattctcaGATCAACGTCGTTATTCTTAGATtagagacagaattctggatttgtgagaaaaaaaaagtcagaattctaaaattCTAACATTAAAGTCAAAGTTGTGACTTTAGACTTAGAATTTAGAATTTTTTGTTCTGTGTTCTGAGataaaggcaaggcagctttatttgtatatcgcATTtaatacacgagggcaactcaatgtgctttacattaaaatattaaaagcattggagacattcagacaagcataaaagaacataattaaaatgacaaatataataaaacagacaagaaaaggaaaattagaaatatattaaaaattactttaaaatttgcatttaaagtgagttacaataagctcagataggaaggcagtggcaaataaaaaaggtcttaatctttgatttaaaagtcagagagaaaacaaaattgCGCCTtaatcccccctccccccagcCTGCGTGCCAGCCCTCCAAATCTTTTCAGTGGTCtgactccatccatccatcttcctcctcttatcCTGGTCCGGGTctcgggggcagcagtctcagcggggaagcccagacactcctctccccggtctcttccaccagctcttctgggaggataccgaggcgttcccagaccagctgagagatataatctccacagcgtgtcctgggtcttccccgtggcctcctcccagacgcacatgcccgaaacacctccccagggagacatccaggaggcatcctgaccagatgcccaaaccacctcacctggaggagcagcagctctactttgagtctgagctcctgaccctctctctaagtctgagctcctgaccctctctctaaggctgagcccagacaccctgcagagaaagctcatttcggccgcttgtattcacgatcttgttctttcggtcactacccacagctcgtgaccacaggtgagggttggaacatagattgaccggtaaatcgagaccttctggctcagctccctcttcaccacgacagaccggtacaacatccgcatcactgcagactcgTCACTTGTCTTACTCGTCCTCAGTAATAATAACCCCTCCTCTAAATGccattttgtgttttaagtaAAGATTTTGCAGCGATTAGCATCGAGCAAACATTCTCTCAGTTTTCATGTAGGtaaaatgaaacatatttatAGTTTGTTGAAATAGTAATCTGACGTTAAAGTTGAAGAAGGTACATTTTGGATTTAGTTGTAAAAGTGAAGGCGTGTGATTCACCATGAATGTACAAAAAAGCattcatatttgtattattgtcgGCAACATCTTAAAAAATGATTAAGATAGatcatcaaaaacaaaaatatgaatttaaacaaagttttacaaaaagaaaataactggCACTGCTGTTTGTATTCAAAACGTACgaaataacaaagaaaataacagatactgttatgattgtcactaggactggacccaaatgcaaaactcaggcaagctggattgtgaaaaatacaagtgtttattcagagtgaactccgtggtaatggcgccgtgggtaacgagcggagcagtccctctttccagagtccttccacagagggtaactggagctcaggcaaaggcaggcaggttcagcagcagacagggaagcgatcagcaccagagcaggaagcatgcacggcaaactctgaatgtaaatggaaacacacaaggacgtcagcttgacacacacaaagacaagcaaaacaaaaacatgtttgaggagccacggactcagtataccactgaaaaactgaagtacgatctggcaacgagtaggagagaatccggagtctttatagtagagggttgattattgagtggcttcacctggtgctgcctgcagaatggaaaccccgcccacattcacccacaagacacaaacaaggggaagagacacaggaggaggagcaacagacagggaaatgacaaaacacacacaaagagggagaggggagggctgccatgatgaggatcatgacagttACAATCAATATGTTGTCATTATTGTTCATTTATTCAAAGCATGCTGATTGTTTGTGTGGATGTTTGACGTATCTTTGAATTTTTTATGCACTTTTTCTGGTCCTTGAAAATGATCCCACATcactaaaacactaaaacactaAAACTAAATCAATAACTGGAGCAGTCAGAATGAAATACAAACACCTGTAAGAGCTGTCCCGGTCTTTAAAGGATCAGATCTTCTTTAAACCTGATTCCTGTTTATAAGTCAACAtgtgttcctcctctctgtcagagtcTGAGTGCAGGAGGAAGTGGAAGATGCTGAGGGACCAACACCGCAGGGAGAGGCAGCGAGAGAAGGACCGGCGAGAGAGCGGCATCGGGCTCCTGAACTACAGGCCGTGGAGGTACTCCGCCATCCTGTCCTTCCTGAACCCGTTCATCGACGCCAGAGCGGCGGGAACCAACGGCTGGGCCCTGGACCCCCAGCCCTCGTACTTCCAGCCGTCTGACCTGGTCGGCTGCAGCACGACCACCGAAGCACGGAGCGACGACGACGAGAACTACGGTTAGTAGAGGAAGAGATTTAAAGGAAGGAGTCTCTTTGCAGAGAGCGATGTAACgtctgttgtttcctgtttgacATGAATGTTTGTCTCTGCAGGCATCGCTGTCGCAGacgctacaacaacaacaacaacatcgtCTTCGTCGTCCTCAGAGTTCATCCAGAGGAAGAGACCGTCCTCTGCCCACATGGACGCCCTCAGATTCAAAGAGGCGAAGATGGAGGTGACGTCAGAGACTCCTGCCGCAGAGGACGGCGCTCACACGCAACAAGTCCAGCAGGTGAACATGAGGGAGCTGTTCGAGACCATCATGCAGTCCGTCACGTCTCTGGCTGCGTCTTTAGCGTCCTCGCAGTCCTCCTCGCAGCTCGCAGACCAGCTGATGCCTCCGTCTCCCTCCGCGCTGCAGCCCGACCTGCAGACGCACCGCGGCCCGCCGCCGCCGTCCAGGCTGAGCCACCTGAAGACGGAGGagcaggaggtggtggaggcgGAGCTTCTGGATCAAACAGACGGAGAGGAGGAGTTTCACACGGCGTCCCCGAGGCCGACCCGAGCCTGGAGGAGGAGCACCGACGGGCTGCTGGAGGAGTACCTGAGGAGGACGGAGGCCCGGGAGGTTCAGAGGGAGCGGGACGTGGAGAAGAGAGACGATGTGACGCTGTTTTTACTCAGCCTGGCTCCGGCCATGAGGAGGCTCTCTGCTGAGAAACAGTCGTGGCTGCGGACAAAGATTCAGCAGTTTGTGCACGAGGCGGAGTTTGGAGAGAAGAACTGATGTTTCTATTTTACAAACACTGTTTTATAAATACTGTAAAGTTTACATCTGATCTTTGAGAACTCATTAACACGTGAAGGACTTCAGGAAACTGTTACCAAACgtttctctcctctttgtgattttttctttgaaataaattctgttgtttctttttatttttatacttcATCTTCTGAATCAAAGAGCTTTAATctttatgtttaaaataataaccATGAGTCACATTGGAGGATTTTCAAACACTACAAGTTTCAGACTGtcctgataaataataataaataataataataatcctg from the Notolabrus celidotus isolate fNotCel1 unplaced genomic scaffold, fNotCel1.pri scaffold_175_arrow_ctg1, whole genome shotgun sequence genome contains:
- the LOC117808902 gene encoding uncharacterized protein LOC117808902 isoform X1, with translation MEYKLIMAVSRYPSLYDPSCLTYRDLNMRSDSWRQVSELVGVPESECRRKWKMLRDQHRRERQREKDRRESGIGLLNYRPWRYSAILSFLNPFIDARAAGTNGWALDPQPSYFQPSDLVGCSTTTEARSDDDENYGIAVADATTTTTTSSSSSSEFIQRKRPSSAHMDALRFKEAKMEVTSETPAAEDGAHTQQVQQVNMRELFETIMQSVTSLAASLASSQSSSQLADQLMPPSPSALQPDLQTHRGPPPPSRLSHLKTEEQEVVEAELLDQTDGEEEFHTASPRPTRAWRRSTDGLLEEYLRRTEAREVQRERDVEKRDDVTLFLLSLAPAMRRLSAEKQSWLRTKIQQFVHEAEFGEKN
- the LOC117808902 gene encoding uncharacterized protein LOC117808902 isoform X2 is translated as MLRDQHRRERQREKDRRESGIGLLNYRPWRYSAILSFLNPFIDARAAGTNGWALDPQPSYFQPSDLVGCSTTTEARSDDDENYGIAVADATTTTTTSSSSSSEFIQRKRPSSAHMDALRFKEAKMEVTSETPAAEDGAHTQQVQQVNMRELFETIMQSVTSLAASLASSQSSSQLADQLMPPSPSALQPDLQTHRGPPPPSRLSHLKTEEQEVVEAELLDQTDGEEEFHTASPRPTRAWRRSTDGLLEEYLRRTEAREVQRERDVEKRDDVTLFLLSLAPAMRRLSAEKQSWLRTKIQQFVHEAEFGEKN